The genomic segment GTTCCGCAGCACGGCCACGGTCATCCGGACCTCCTGCCGCTCCGGGTGCGCCGCCACCCACGCGGTCAGCTTCTTGCCGCTGAGCCCCTCGGGTACGGAGGCCTCGGCGGACGGCGGCAGCATGAGCCGCTCCACCGTCAGCGCGCACCCCGCCACCCCGGCCGGCCAGGCGATCGTGGCGAGGAACTCGTCCAGCGGCTTGCCGGAGGGGATCTCCTCCTGCTCGACGGGGGTGAAGGCGGCGGGCACCGTACCGTCGGCGCCGAGCCCGAGCTGGGCGGCGAGGCCCGGCTCCTGGACGCGCAGGCTGGCGGTGTCGACGAGGGCGAAGAGGCGGGCGGGGCGGTCCCATCCGAGACCTGCGGTGTACTCGTCGATTTCGAGCACCGCGACGGTGAGGGGATTCGAGGCCATCGGAGGGCCTGAGGAAGAAACGTTGGGCATACCAATATCCTGCCTCCTTTCGCACCCGGAACGGGAACTAGGTAAAGCCTCCGTAAGTTGCAAGGAAGGGCTCTACGATCGCTGAGCCCGTTCCACACGACCCCGAAGTACGAGGTGCGCACGTTGGCTTTCCAGATGCCGGACCGCGGCGGAGGCCCGACCGGGCCACGGATCAGAGTCGGCCGCCCGTCCCGGCGCGCCCGTACTCTCCTCATGACGCTCGGCGTCCTCGCGGCGCTCGTCATGGCGTTCATCATGTTCGCCGGGTTCTGGACCGACTGGCTCTGGTACCGCTCGGTGTCGTACTCGTCGGTCTTCACCACGACGCTGTGGACCAAGATCGGTCTGTTCCTCGTCTTCGGACTGCTGATGGCGCTCGCCGTCGGCCTCAACGTCTGGCTCGCCTACCGGCTCCGGCCGCCGCTGAGCGCGATGTCGCTGGAGCAGCAGAGCCTGGACCGCTACCGCATGGGTGTCGCCCCGTTCAAGAAGTGGGTGCTCCTCGCGGTCACCGCGCTCGTCGGGCTGATCTCCGGGGCCTCCGCCTCGGGCCAGTGGCGCACCTGGCTGATGTATGTCAACGGCGTCTCCTTCGGGCAGAAGGACCCCCAGTTCAAGCTGGACGTCTCCTTCTACGCCTTCGACCTGCCGTGGTACCGCTTCCTGCTCGGCTTCGGCTTCGCCGCGGTCGTGCTGTCGCTCATCGCCGCGGCCCTGACGCACTACCTCTACGGCGGCCTGCGGATCACCAGCCCCGGCGCCCGCGCGACCGGCGCGGCCACCGGCCACCTCTCGGTGCTGCTGGGCGTCTTCGTCTCGCTGAAGGCCGTGGCGTACTGGCTCGACCGGTACGGACTGGCCGTGAAGTCCAGCGACTTCAAGGCCACCGACAACTGGACCGGCCTGCGGTACGTCGACGCCAACGCCTACCTTCCGGCGAAGACGATCCTGTTCTGCATCGCCGTCATCTGCGCCGTGCTCTTCTTCGCGACGCTCTGGCGGCGCACCTGGCAGCTGCCGGTGATCGGCTTCGGGCTGATGGTCCTCTCGGCCATCCTGATCGGCGGGCTCTACCCGGCGATCGTCCAGAAGTTCCAGGTCCAGCCGAATGAGCAGGCCAAGGAAGCCCTGTTCATCCAGAAGAACATCAAGGCGACGCGCGACGCGTACGACATCGACGACGCGAAGGTCGACGACTACGCGGGCAAGAGCACGGAGACCGAGGGCGCCGCACTGCGCACCCAGGCCGACGCCGCCGCGAGTTACCGCGTGATGGACCCCAACGTCGTCTCCCCGGCGTTCCAGCAGCTCCAGCAGAAGCGGAACTACTACCAGTTCCCGGCGACGCTGGACGTGGACCGCTACGAAGAGGAC from the Streptomyces sp. NBC_01335 genome contains:
- a CDS encoding PPA1309 family protein, which produces MPNVSSSGPPMASNPLTVAVLEIDEYTAGLGWDRPARLFALVDTASLRVQEPGLAAQLGLGADGTVPAAFTPVEQEEIPSGKPLDEFLATIAWPAGVAGCALTVERLMLPPSAEASVPEGLSGKKLTAWVAAHPERQEVRMTVAVLRNGKRESAIRLREKDSASEVLTGPSLVPGLADALAATFES